A stretch of DNA from Coccidioides posadasii str. Silveira chromosome 1, complete sequence:
TCGAAGTCGCTTTCGTCCTGACGACTCTAGGCTATGTTCTCTCCCTGCTGGCGCGCACAAAGATCCTCAAGACGCTTTATGCAAACACGACGCCGACAGTGGAACAAAAGACTGCCGCCGCGCAAGGTGCGATGAAGAACCTAATTGCGGTGAGCAGCGTCCATACATTCCTCGCTTCTTCAGGCTTGAGCAGCGCCGAGGTAGGCAACGGCCAAATTTCCGGACCAGTACCGGATTTGGATCCGTCGACGCAGTCGGCTTTATCTTCCCTGGCCATGGCCGAGGCTACTCTGCTCGCCGTCGTGAAGGATGACGCGTATCTATCGACGTGTATTCAGGCGCGCAATAAGCACGACACGGAGTGGATGATCAAGGCTCCGGATATACCGAAAGTGCGGACACTCCTGTTCGCTCGGCTCTGTATCCGGGCGGCGGAATATGCGGAGCAGGCTGCTGCGAGCGCTGGCGCGGTGAAAAGTTGTGGGTCAACTTCGCCCGAGTCAGTGCGTACGGACAGGAGGAAGCTAGATGAAGATCTCATCAGCTACATGCGTGTCCTGGCGCGAGTGGCAAGGGCTAAGGCATGTCGATTTTTTGGGATTGATGCGGAAATGACTGGTAAAGTCGGAGAAGGAATTGCTTGGTTAAGGGCTGGAAAGTCAGCATTGGGGATCAAGGGGTCCCTGGAAGGTGATGAGGAAGTATCCGGGTCAAAAGGTAAGGGAAGAATTGGATTTTCACGGCTGAAAACACAATGGAGTGAAaggagagaggagaggaaaCTAGAAGAGACTACGTCGACCAAAAAGGGCGAGCCACTCAGAGAACTTGATTGGGGGGATGATGCCGGtaaggaagaggaagaaagggTCCTCGAAATGTTGGAAACTAAATGGACCAGAATGAACAACACTGTATGGCCTTGACCGTAGAATTGCTTTAACCTTGGGATCACCTGGCGCTAACGATGATAGATTAATACGCAAGCAATCCCGTCATCCGCATCTTATTTATCGAACTTACCTTCCGGGAGGGATATCCATCCGCCTCCCGGTCCATACATACCTCCTCTATTGGATTCTGAACATCTCGCGCGCATGCGTGCTCCCCCGGAGAGCCCTGAGCCGGTAGTCATTGCTGAAAGTAGTGAGGAAGAAGGCGACATTGCATCCTCCGGGAGAAGTGGTGGATACTTTTAGATGTGTCCTTTCCGACTTTGATTCTAATATTGACTACGAATGTGTACCGAGAGGTGCCAGCATTGAATGTTAGCTTTCAGAGCACCGATCCTAAATGATTACAAAAGATGTCAGAGAAATAGCAAGCACGATATGGCAACATTTCGAGGCATGAATTGGGATCGGCTATGAAAAAGCAAGTACGCCCAAGAACCAGTAAAATCTTATATACACATAATATCGCGCGGATATTCAGTCCCGAATCATTGCCAACTTCTATGCAAATGAATCTCACCCCATCAATGCACCACACGACACCAATAGAGCGCAAGAATCGTGGTCGAAGAAGATTCCTATGCCGTCGTagatccaaaaaaaaaaaaaaaaaaaaaaaaaaaaaaaaaaaaaaaaaaaaaaaaaaaaaaaaaaaaaagaaaagtaatgTAATGTCCGCTCGTACATCCAGCTAGCCTCTGAACTGTTATAGGAACCGCAACTCGCAGACAAAGTGGGTAAATCCATCTCTATTCATCGATGCTTGTgagaatttcttttttttccgcCTCTAGTAGAAATACACAAACGCAGCCCCCGTTCACATAAAACCCACAGCAGCAGATAATCACGAGGACTTCTCTCCCTCTTTCGAAAAGTAGTTCTTCTCCTCGAACAAGTAGCCCTTGATCTTGCGTTCGTCGATCAATTCGAAATATTTATCTGTTGatataaagaaaaaaagaagttATTTAGCTTGGGAGCTCACATTCCAAACAAATTTGGGCATTTTTACCTCTCAATTTGCCGCATTTCTCCAGATGGTTCACACCTTCTCTCCGATAACACTTGCCCAGTTCTTCACCGACTAGTCTGGCCATCA
This window harbors:
- a CDS encoding uncharacterized protein (EggNog:ENOG410PIA6~COG:K~BUSCO:9583at33183), with product MVFSFSLPTTSHLSFQSYLISPTHPSLPSCASTARHALRVALKKHKATLPSQRAAHLPHILKALNEYIPYLFALSRGLSSNPASGSGAENEDVDVVLRAEIEVQWRATLSSPASSLHVLHRGGRDRRIKGCGLDFEVAFVLTTLGYVLSLLARTKILKTLYANTTPTVEQKTAAAQGAMKNLIAVSSVHTFLASSGLSSAEVGNGQISGPVPDLDPSTQSALSSLAMAEATLLAVVKDDAYLSTCIQARNKHDTEWMIKAPDIPKVRTLLFARLCIRAAEYAEQAAASAGAVKSCGSTSPESVRTDRRKLDEDLISYMRVLARVARAKACRFFGIDAEMTGKVGEGIAWLRAGKSALGIKGSLEGDEEVSGSKGKGRIGFSRLKTQWSERREERKLEETTSTKKGEPLRELDWGDDAGKEEEERVLEMLETKWTRMNNTINTQAIPSSASYLSNLPSGRDIHPPPGPYIPPLLDSEHLARMRAPPESPEPVVIAESSEEEGDIASSGRSGGYF
- a CDS encoding uncharacterized protein (EggNog:ENOG410PTQ7~COG:S~BUSCO:16197at33183), producing MPTPESAAFLAKKPTVPPTYDGVNFEDTEAVHNARDAIIREQWVRSMMARLVGEELGKCYRREGVNHLEKCGKLRDKYFELIDERKIKGYLFEEKNYFSKEGEKSS